The nucleotide sequence GGTCAGAGCGGCGCGCGGCCTTCGCGGATCGCGTACTTGGTCAGCTCGGCGATGCAGTGCAGATTGAGTTTGGCCATGATCGGCAGCCGGTACGAGTCAACGGTCTTGTCGCTCACGCAGAGGATACCGGCGATTTCCTTCGTGATTTTGCCTTCCGCGATGAGTTGCAGCATTTCCAACTCGCGCGGGGTGAGGGGTTGGGGCGGAGCCGGATCGGCGGCAAATTCCTTGCCGTCGTCCTCGACGACAGTGAGCACCTGCCCGTGCTCCTGTCGCAGCAACACCCGGATCCGGCGGGCGCCCGCGTGCTTGATGGCGTTTACCAGCGGCTCCCGCACACCCTGGAACAGCAGAGCCCGCTTCTCGATGGTCGACGGTTCGGGCTTGGGGTCGGAATCGAGCGTGATGGCGAG is from Acidobacteriota bacterium and encodes:
- a CDS encoding helix-turn-helix transcriptional regulator, whose amino-acid sequence is MLQLIAEGKITKEIAGILCVSDKTVDSYRLPIMAKLNLHCIAELTKYAIREGRAPL